A portion of the Thermoleophilia bacterium genome contains these proteins:
- a CDS encoding ADP-forming succinate--CoA ligase subunit beta: protein MDLFEYQGKQLFARHGLAVPTGEVAETPEQAKAAAEAIGGTVVVKAQVQVGGRGKAGGIKLATTPDEAYTAAAAILGMDIKGHTVKRLWIEAASDIAKEYYASVTFDRSAKMPLIMLSAMGGMDIEAVAVDHPEALARLHVDPLIGFQPHHGRWLVYHAGIDEGAQRGVLEALMQAYQAFIDLEATLIEINPLIWTTDGRVVALDAKVSIDNNALFRHPDLAELQESVTDDPQERMAQERGVTYVKLDGDIGIMGNGAGIVMSSLDVVALAGGKPANFLDAGGGSNADEVATALEVLLSDPKVKSLMINIFGGITRCDEVAEGLLTALDTLGATLPIVVRLDGTAAEAGRAILADRAPANVVLESTMLSAAKRAVELAKEAA from the coding sequence GTGGATCTGTTCGAATACCAGGGTAAGCAACTGTTTGCTCGGCATGGCCTTGCGGTGCCCACCGGCGAGGTTGCCGAGACGCCCGAGCAGGCGAAGGCCGCTGCCGAGGCGATCGGCGGGACGGTCGTTGTAAAGGCGCAGGTGCAGGTCGGTGGCCGCGGCAAGGCCGGTGGCATCAAACTGGCCACAACTCCGGATGAGGCCTACACCGCGGCCGCGGCCATCCTCGGCATGGACATCAAGGGGCACACGGTCAAGCGCCTGTGGATCGAGGCCGCCTCGGACATCGCGAAGGAGTACTACGCCTCGGTCACATTCGACCGCAGCGCGAAGATGCCCCTCATAATGCTCTCGGCGATGGGCGGTATGGACATCGAGGCCGTGGCCGTGGACCACCCCGAGGCTCTCGCACGCCTTCACGTGGACCCGCTGATCGGATTCCAGCCGCACCACGGACGATGGCTCGTGTACCACGCCGGCATCGACGAGGGAGCCCAAAGGGGCGTGCTCGAGGCCCTGATGCAGGCCTACCAGGCCTTCATCGACCTTGAGGCCACGCTCATCGAGATCAACCCGCTCATCTGGACGACGGACGGTCGCGTGGTGGCTCTGGACGCCAAGGTGTCCATCGACAACAACGCGCTCTTCCGCCATCCGGACCTCGCCGAGTTGCAGGAGAGCGTCACCGATGACCCGCAGGAGCGCATGGCACAGGAGCGGGGCGTCACCTATGTGAAGCTCGACGGCGACATCGGCATCATGGGCAACGGGGCCGGCATCGTGATGAGCAGCCTCGACGTGGTGGCCCTCGCCGGTGGCAAACCCGCCAACTTCTTGGACGCGGGCGGCGGATCGAACGCCGACGAGGTGGCCACGGCGCTCGAGGTCCTCCTGTCCGACCCCAAGGTGAAATCCCTGATGATCAACATCTTCGGCGGGATCACCCGCTGTGACGAGGTGGCTGAGGGTCTTCTTACGGCACTCGACACGCTAGGCGCCACACTCCCGATCGTCGTACGCCTCGACGGAACCGCCGCAGAGGCAGGACGAGCGATCCTCGCCGACCGCGCTCCCGCCAACGTGGTGCTCGAATCCACAATGCTCTCGGCCGCCAAGCGCGCCGTCGAACTCGCGAAGGAGGCCGCATGA
- a CDS encoding serine protease → MSLGTIHRVVRPVAVEGAATVDRAVVPDVVATDGLRDVAILRVPGIVNAPSLALARGQGGGTSIATLGFDAATSSENPDRHERLPVMRTGIIGPLDGSLGRDLTLITTDVMTVHTGGPVVDANGRVRAFLLMARAAGGGAIVPADQILRVLDRADAHGYEGRTQSLWRRALARAGKFDLTGARADLRRVLDRYPAHGLARYELDEVDRLGDATLSLVGVRWFRGGLLAAGFTALLIAALTGGLLWKALTRDPGVRGPRDRTAPFDHETGGGD, encoded by the coding sequence GTGAGCCTCGGCACGATTCACCGCGTGGTACGTCCGGTGGCGGTGGAGGGCGCCGCGACGGTTGACCGCGCCGTGGTCCCCGATGTGGTGGCAACGGACGGCCTGCGCGACGTCGCCATCCTGCGGGTACCGGGGATCGTGAACGCGCCATCGCTCGCCCTCGCTCGCGGGCAGGGTGGCGGCACATCCATCGCCACGCTGGGATTTGACGCCGCCACGTCGTCCGAAAATCCCGACCGTCACGAGCGGCTGCCGGTCATGCGTACGGGGATAATCGGACCACTCGATGGGTCGCTCGGGCGCGATCTCACACTCATCACCACCGATGTGATGACGGTCCACACGGGCGGTCCGGTGGTCGATGCCAACGGGCGGGTGCGGGCGTTCCTGCTCATGGCACGGGCGGCAGGAGGCGGTGCCATAGTGCCCGCCGACCAAATTCTGAGAGTTCTCGACCGGGCCGACGCGCACGGCTACGAGGGACGCACGCAGTCGCTGTGGCGGAGGGCCCTCGCCCGTGCGGGGAAATTCGACCTCACCGGGGCACGGGCCGACCTCCGCCGGGTTCTGGACCGCTATCCCGCGCACGGACTCGCCCGCTACGAACTGGACGAGGTGGACCGGCTCGGGGACGCGACGCTCAGCCTGGTCGGCGTGCGCTGGTTCCGGGGGGGACTGCTTGCGGCCGGGTTCACAGCCCTCCTCATCGCCGCCCTGACGGGCGGGCTGCTGTGGAAAGCCCTCACTCGCGACCCCGGGGTGCGGGGACCCCGGGACCGGACGGCCCCCTTCGACCACGAGACCGGCGGCGGCGACTAA
- a CDS encoding S9 family peptidase, whose protein sequence is MPPPRLIPLSEFFDNPERALAKPSPDGTMLSWVAPLDGRLNVWVRPLEGGDAVAVTRDTDRGVMGYSWTRDSTRILYSKDQGGDENHHVMCVDVPGDGTARDLTPFDGVRASIVAVPRATPGQIIMSTNRRDRSMFDAARLDLATGELVTVAANPGNVIGWFADHDGLVRGAYAQTPDGDYEVLVRDGEDGEFRLLAAFANEDAGTPFGFNGDSSVVWVGSARGSDRSRLVAIDVATGEETVLDEDAVADLGAPIVSDKDRTLLGAAYLRDRLVVHTFDTRFAADFAMVRAIADGDPRIIGSDSDERMWTVAFDSDVEPGATYLVNRETRTHEFLFHPRPWLLPEDLAPMRPVSITSRDRLTLHSYLTVPTGCEERNLPMVLVVHGGPWSRDAWGYDAEAQFLANRGYAVLQVNYRGSTGFGKHFMHAAEHEFAGKMHDDLIDAVDWAVGEGIADPDRLAIYGASYGGYATLVGVTFTPDVFRAAISYVGPSSLVTLIESFPDYWRPFLASTWYRFVGDPEVEADREDMWMRSPLRKVDDIVTPLMVIQGANDPRVTQPESDQIVAALRARGVAVEYIVADDEGHGFVKPENRMRAYRAIETFLAEHLGGRTA, encoded by the coding sequence ATGCCACCACCCCGTCTCATCCCGCTCTCTGAATTCTTCGACAACCCGGAGCGCGCCCTCGCCAAGCCGTCGCCCGACGGCACCATGCTCTCGTGGGTCGCCCCCCTCGACGGTCGCCTCAACGTGTGGGTACGCCCGCTGGAGGGTGGGGACGCGGTGGCGGTCACCCGGGATACCGACCGTGGGGTGATGGGCTACTCGTGGACCCGTGATTCGACGCGCATTCTGTACTCGAAGGACCAGGGTGGGGACGAGAATCACCACGTCATGTGCGTGGACGTGCCCGGGGACGGCACGGCCCGCGATCTCACCCCGTTTGATGGGGTCCGGGCCTCAATCGTGGCGGTGCCACGGGCCACGCCGGGGCAGATCATCATGAGCACCAACCGACGCGACCGCAGCATGTTCGATGCGGCGCGCCTCGACCTCGCGACCGGCGAGTTGGTGACCGTGGCCGCGAATCCGGGCAACGTCATCGGGTGGTTTGCCGACCACGACGGACTGGTGCGTGGTGCGTACGCCCAGACTCCGGACGGCGACTATGAGGTCTTGGTGCGCGACGGTGAGGATGGGGAGTTCCGCCTGCTCGCCGCATTCGCCAACGAGGACGCAGGCACCCCCTTCGGCTTCAACGGTGACAGTTCGGTGGTCTGGGTGGGCAGTGCGCGGGGCAGTGATCGCTCGCGTCTGGTGGCCATCGATGTGGCCACGGGCGAGGAGACGGTGCTCGACGAGGACGCGGTGGCCGATCTCGGTGCACCAATCGTCAGCGACAAGGACCGAACGCTCCTCGGAGCGGCGTACCTGCGTGATCGGCTCGTGGTTCACACGTTCGATACCCGGTTCGCGGCCGACTTCGCGATGGTGCGTGCCATCGCGGACGGCGACCCTCGCATCATTGGGTCGGATTCCGATGAGCGCATGTGGACCGTGGCCTTCGACTCCGACGTGGAACCCGGCGCCACATACCTCGTCAACCGGGAAACGCGGACGCATGAGTTCCTGTTCCACCCTCGCCCCTGGCTTCTGCCTGAGGATCTTGCCCCCATGCGCCCGGTGTCCATCACCTCACGGGACCGCCTCACGTTGCACTCGTACCTCACCGTTCCGACGGGGTGTGAGGAGAGGAATCTGCCCATGGTGCTCGTGGTGCACGGTGGTCCCTGGTCGCGCGACGCATGGGGTTACGACGCCGAGGCCCAGTTCCTCGCCAATCGTGGCTACGCCGTGCTGCAGGTCAACTATCGCGGCTCCACCGGCTTCGGAAAGCACTTCATGCACGCGGCCGAGCATGAATTCGCCGGGAAGATGCACGACGACCTGATCGACGCGGTGGACTGGGCGGTGGGGGAGGGCATCGCCGACCCCGACCGCCTCGCCATCTACGGCGCCTCCTACGGCGGCTACGCCACGTTGGTGGGGGTGACCTTCACGCCGGACGTCTTCCGGGCCGCCATCTCGTACGTGGGCCCGTCGAGTCTGGTCACGCTCATTGAGTCGTTCCCCGATTACTGGCGACCATTCCTCGCGAGCACCTGGTATCGCTTCGTGGGTGACCCGGAGGTGGAGGCGGACCGCGAGGACATGTGGATGCGCTCCCCGCTGCGCAAGGTGGACGACATCGTGACCCCGCTCATGGTCATCCAGGGGGCCAACGACCCCCGCGTCACCCAACCGGAAAGCGACCAGATCGTCGCGGCGCTGCGTGCGCGGGGCGTCGCCGTGGAGTACATCGTCGCCGACGACGAGGGCCACGGGTTCGTGAAGCCCGAGAACCGCATGCGTGCCTACCGGGCCATCGAGACGTTCCTCGCGGAGCACCTGGGCGGCCGCACGGCGTAG
- a CDS encoding glycosyltransferase, whose amino-acid sequence MSVVVGALSLACWVGVLLHPARPWDLRPMDTDDPDVPEPTWWPTVGVVVPARNEAELVSGTAHSLAAQDYPGDLRIVIVDERSSDATGQMARRVASDASRPIEVITGAPLPEGWVGKVWGMEQGVRHLTQTGDPPDWILLTDADIRHEPESLRRLVADAVHRGVALESRMARLRCQSTPERLLVPPFVLFFFLLYPPRWANQMGSRVASAAGGCILVRRDALTASGGMDALKGAMIDDLALARLVKHRARLTTHLALSRGRVRSVRTYDDLAGVWTMVRRSAFTQLHRSWPLLIAVSAVLLLMFLGPLVAVVLGAVDMATGTPSTGAVAVGLGLAGWGAMAIVAGPVTREFGLAWPWRLALPVSGVLYGAMTIDSALCGPREGGWR is encoded by the coding sequence ATGTCGGTCGTCGTCGGTGCCCTCAGCCTCGCGTGTTGGGTAGGGGTCCTGCTGCACCCGGCGCGCCCGTGGGACCTGCGGCCGATGGACACGGACGACCCGGATGTGCCCGAGCCCACATGGTGGCCAACCGTGGGCGTGGTCGTGCCCGCGCGCAACGAGGCGGAGCTGGTATCCGGCACCGCCCATTCCCTCGCCGCGCAGGACTACCCCGGCGATCTGCGCATCGTGATTGTGGACGAGCGATCCTCAGATGCCACCGGTCAGATGGCGCGGCGCGTGGCATCGGATGCGTCGCGACCGATCGAAGTGATCACCGGGGCACCTTTGCCCGAGGGGTGGGTCGGGAAGGTGTGGGGCATGGAGCAGGGCGTGCGCCACCTCACCCAGACCGGCGACCCGCCCGACTGGATCCTGCTCACCGACGCCGACATCCGGCACGAGCCCGAGTCGCTACGCAGGTTGGTGGCCGACGCCGTCCACCGGGGCGTGGCGCTTGAGAGCCGTATGGCCCGCCTGCGGTGCCAGTCCACGCCGGAGCGCCTGTTAGTGCCGCCGTTCGTGCTCTTCTTCTTCCTCCTCTACCCACCGCGGTGGGCCAACCAGATGGGGTCGCGGGTGGCGTCCGCCGCGGGGGGCTGCATCCTCGTCCGACGGGACGCCCTCACCGCGAGTGGCGGCATGGACGCGCTGAAGGGGGCGATGATCGACGACCTCGCCCTTGCCCGCTTGGTAAAGCACCGCGCGCGGCTGACCACCCACCTCGCCCTCAGCCGCGGGCGTGTAAGAAGTGTGCGCACCTACGACGACCTTGCCGGGGTCTGGACGATGGTGCGTCGCAGCGCCTTCACGCAGTTGCACCGGTCGTGGCCCTTGCTCATCGCTGTGAGTGCGGTACTGCTGCTCATGTTCTTAGGCCCGTTGGTCGCCGTCGTGCTCGGGGCCGTGGACATGGCGACGGGTACCCCATCGACCGGTGCCGTGGCCGTCGGTCTCGGCCTAGCCGGCTGGGGAGCGATGGCCATCGTGGCGGGCCCCGTCACGCGGGAGTTCGGCCTGGCGTGGCCCTGGCGCCTCGCGCTCCCGGTAAGTGGCGTGCTCTACGGCGCGATGACGATCGACTCGGCGCTTTGTGGCCCACGCGAGGGCGGGTGGCGGTGA